The Mesorhizobium sp. AR02 genomic interval TGGAACCTGGCATCTGGATACCTGTATTTCTACGCTGGAACGTTCCGATACCAGCCGGACTACGCGAAAGCCGCACTCAAGATACTGGACCAAATCCGGGATGATCCGGATGTCGCCCAAATGGCCTGGAGCCTTCGTTTCGATATCGCCGCAAGCCTCGACGATTCCCCCGAGATCCAACGATTGATCGCGGAGGGCGAAAGCAGAAAATATCCTGTGCAATTGGTGGCGCCCAAAAAAGGCACACAACTCTACGCTCAAGGAAAATTCTGGGAGTTGATCGCTCTCTACAAGGAAGCAGGCCTGCAGGATGACGAATTGATTGCAAGGGCCGATGGGCGTGTCGGCACTGGAGACACTGCGAGGCGTTACTACCTGCGGCAATTGGAAATGGCGCCAACGGCGCCAAACCTGAACGCGAACTATGCGCAGTTTTTGCTGATGCGCTTTGCTGACGCCGACGGCGCTATCGAGTACGCGGGAAAGGCGCTTTCGCTGACGCCTTACGAGAGCGCGCGGCAAACTCTTTCACTTGCGCTGCTCCTGAAGTCCGGCCGCTACCTTCGCAGTGGAAATCTCCCCAAGGCAAGGAGCACGCTTGAGCAGGCGAGCCTGGTGGGGATCGATCAGGACTATGCCAGAAAATGGTGTCTGGATTTCTGCAACGATGTGGATGCCGCGCTGGCGGCAGTTCAATAGGTAAACGGCGCTCACCAGACCTACGGCAAAAAAGAACCCCGGCTTTCGCCGAGGTTCTTCAGACTGCTGACAAACCCCTGGCATTTGCCGGGGGTTTTTGATTCACTGGGTCATGTTGAAGCGACCCGCCCCTGAACAGACCGCGCTTGAGATGGTAACGCTGGATCAGCTGGTTCCGGCTGATCACCTGTTGCGCAAGATCGACCGTGTGATCGATTTCTCCTTCATCCACGATCTGACGGCGCCACTCTATTGCCCGGACAATGGCCGGCCGCCGCTCGATCCGACCTTGATGTTCAAGGCGCTGTTCATCGGCTACCTGTTTGGAGTTCGCTCGGAACGGCAGTTGGTGCGCGAGATCGAGGTCAATGTCGCCTATCGTTGGTTTTTGCGGCTGAAACTGACGGACAAGGTGTTCGACGCCTCGACGCTGTCGCAGAACCGGCGTCGACGCTACGACGACACCAGCGTGTCGCAGGCGATCTTCGACCGTATCGTCGAGCAGGCGATCCGAGCGGGCCTTGTCGATGGCACGGTGCTTTACACCGACTCCACCCATCTGAAGGCCAACGCCAACAAGGGCAAATACGATCTTGCCATGATCGCCAAGTCGCGGGCCGACTATTGGGCCGACCTCGATCGTGCGATCGACGCCGAACGAGGGCTGCACGGCCAGAAGCCGCTGAAGGAGAAGCAACGCCAGCCCGCGGTGAAGGAGACGAAGGTATCGCGCACCGATCCCGACAGCGGCTACATGGTGCGCGAGGGCAAACCGAAGGGCTTCTTCTATCTCGACCACCGCACGGTGGATGCGGCCCACGCCATCATCACCGACACGCACACGACAGCGATCGTCCACGATTCTACGGTCTACCTGTCGCGGCTCGACCGCCAGGTGGAGCGCTTCGGCTTTGATGTCGGCGCTGTCGGGCTGGACGCCGGCTATGCCACGGCCGGCATCGCCAAAGGGCTGGAGGATCGCGCAATACGCGGCGTCACCGGCTATCGCCGCCCAACACCGCCCAAGCCTGGCATGATGGGACCGTCATCCTTCACCCATGAGCCCGAGACCGATGGCTATCGCTGCCCACAGGGCCAGTTGTTGGCCTACGCGACCACCGACCGCAATGGCTACCGCCATTACAAGAGCGCCCCCGCTATCTGCCGCGACTGTCCACTGCTCGCTTCCTGCACCACCAATGCCAAGGCCCAGCGCACCATCATCCGCCACGTCTGGGCCGATGCCAAGGAACGCACCGACGCCAACCGGCTGACGGCGTGGGGCAAGGCCGTCTACCGCCGCCGCAAGGAAACTGTCGAGCGCTCCTTCGCCGACGCCAAGCAACTGCACGGCCACCGCTATGCCCGGTTCCGAAGTCTCACCAGGGTAGCCTGCCAGTGTCTGATCGCCGCCGCAGCCCAGAACATGAAGAAGATCGCCCTGGCCCTCAGCCCAAGGCCAAAACCCCGCCTCGCATGAGGCAGGCAACCCTGACAAACGCTGCTGACGGCCGAAAATCCTGACCCACCAACCCCATAAGAAAAACCCCGCCGAAAATCGACGGGGTTTGTCAGCGGTCTGAAGAACCCCGGCTTTCGCCGAGGTTCTTGTTCGGTTGTCAGATGGCATGGGGCCGTCAGCCCCACATCCGACGAATGACTAAGCGGCAGCCGAGACCTTCGCGTCGGTCGCAACTTCCGAGATGGTCTTCAGGATCTGGGAGGCGATCTGGTAGGGGTCGCCTTGCGAGTTCGGGCGGCGATCTTCCAGATAACCCTTGTAGTCATTCTTGATGAAGGAGTGCGGCACACGGATCGAGGCACCACGGTCGGCGATGCCGTAGCTGAACTTGTTCCATGGCGCGGTCTCGTGCTTGCCGGTCAGACGCTTGTCGTTGTCCGGCCCGTAGACGGCGATGTGGTCCATCAGGTTCTTGTCGAACTGCGCCATCAGCGATTCGAAATACGCCTTGCCGCCGACCTCGCGCATATAGGCGGTCGAGAAGTTGGCATGCATGCCCGAGCCGTTCCAATCGGTATCGCCGAGCGGCTTGCAGTGGAACTCGATGTCGATGCGGTATTTTTCAGTGAGGCGCAGAAGCAGATAGCGGGCGATCCACATCTGGTCGGCGGCCTTCTTGGAGCCCTTGCCAAAGATCTGGAATTCCCACTGGCCCTTGGCCACTTCGGCGTTGATGCCTTCATGGTTGATGCCTGCAGCGAGGCAAAGGTCGAGATGATCTTCGACGATCTGGCGCGCGACATCGCCGACGTTCTTGTAGCCGACGCCGGTGTAGTACGGGCCCTGCGGCGCGGGATAGCCGCTCTCCGGGAAGCCGAGCGGGCGGCCGTCCTTGTAGAAGAAATACTCCTGCTCGAAGCCGAACCAGGCACCCTCGTCATCGAGGATGGTGGCGCGCTTGTTGGAAGCGTGCGGCGTGACGCCGTCGGGCATCATGACTTCGCACATGACCAGCACGCCATTGGTGCGGGTCGGGTCCGGATACACCGCGACCGGCTTCAGTACGCAGTCGGAGCTGTGGCCCTCGGCCTGCATCGTCGAGGAACCATCGAAGCCCCACAGCGGCAGCTCTTCGAGCGTCGGGAATTCGGCGAATTCCTTGACCTGCGTCTTGCCGCGAAGGTTGGGGACCGGGGTGTATCCATCGAGCCAAATGTACTCGAGCTTGTATTTCGTCATTCTAGCCTCTCGTTGCTTGATCACCGAACACCAGACGGGGTCGACATGCGTCTGCCGTCGGCAGCCGGCGCTGCCGATTGATAAAATGCAATTCGTGTGCCACTCCGGCGTCGATGGGTGCGGCAAAATGGCCGCGATATTGCGTTAGATCTGTTGAGCCGCCTCATCATTGGGTCGAGATCAGTCAAACGCATATCATGCATAAATATTAGGCATTTAATGATCTTTTCGTAGGCATATTGCCTAAAGGAATCGCAGGACCTATCTTCTGGGAAAGCTGAATCGAAAAGCTCCTGAAGAAGAAAGGAGACCGCTCATGGAAGTCGTCCACTCCCGTCCGTCGGCAAAAATTCTGATGTTCCCTCTGGCAGCGCGCAATTCTGCCTCAAATTTAGGCGTGAAGGCGAAATTCGCGGCAGAGCTCGCCTCGTTGCGCAACACGCACGCTGATTTTGACGGCTGGTACCACGAAGCGGCCGTCGAGGAAGAAAATCAGCGCAAGAGCTGATCCGCTTCTTCAGGCCTCAGACACGAAAAGCCCGGCGTGATTGCTCACGCCGGGCTTTCTGTTGGCCGATGATCCGTCGGCTACTCCTTGGCCTGCAGGTTGGTTCCGAGCGTATCCCTGACAAAGATCATGCCGATGATCAGTGACATTGCCGCGATCACCACCGGATACCAGAGACCGTAATAGATGTCGCCCTTGTAGGCGCTGAGCGCGAACACGGTCGCGGGCAGCAGGCCGCCGAACCAGCCATTGCCTATGTGATAGGGCAGCGACATGCCGGTGTAGCGAATGCGGGTCGGGAACATCTCGACCAGGATCGCGGCGATCGGGCCGTAAACCATGGTCACGA includes:
- a CDS encoding IS1182 family transposase, with protein sequence MLKRPAPEQTALEMVTLDQLVPADHLLRKIDRVIDFSFIHDLTAPLYCPDNGRPPLDPTLMFKALFIGYLFGVRSERQLVREIEVNVAYRWFLRLKLTDKVFDASTLSQNRRRRYDDTSVSQAIFDRIVEQAIRAGLVDGTVLYTDSTHLKANANKGKYDLAMIAKSRADYWADLDRAIDAERGLHGQKPLKEKQRQPAVKETKVSRTDPDSGYMVREGKPKGFFYLDHRTVDAAHAIITDTHTTAIVHDSTVYLSRLDRQVERFGFDVGAVGLDAGYATAGIAKGLEDRAIRGVTGYRRPTPPKPGMMGPSSFTHEPETDGYRCPQGQLLAYATTDRNGYRHYKSAPAICRDCPLLASCTTNAKAQRTIIRHVWADAKERTDANRLTAWGKAVYRRRKETVERSFADAKQLHGHRYARFRSLTRVACQCLIAAAAQNMKKIALALSPRPKPRLA
- a CDS encoding glutamine synthetase beta-grasp domain-containing protein — its product is MTKYKLEYIWLDGYTPVPNLRGKTQVKEFAEFPTLEELPLWGFDGSSTMQAEGHSSDCVLKPVAVYPDPTRTNGVLVMCEVMMPDGVTPHASNKRATILDDEGAWFGFEQEYFFYKDGRPLGFPESGYPAPQGPYYTGVGYKNVGDVARQIVEDHLDLCLAAGINHEGINAEVAKGQWEFQIFGKGSKKAADQMWIARYLLLRLTEKYRIDIEFHCKPLGDTDWNGSGMHANFSTAYMREVGGKAYFESLMAQFDKNLMDHIAVYGPDNDKRLTGKHETAPWNKFSYGIADRGASIRVPHSFIKNDYKGYLEDRRPNSQGDPYQIASQILKTISEVATDAKVSAAA
- a CDS encoding DUF2735 domain-containing protein — encoded protein: MEVVHSRPSAKILMFPLAARNSASNLGVKAKFAAELASLRNTHADFDGWYHEAAVEEENQRKS